In Apium graveolens cultivar Ventura chromosome 10, ASM990537v1, whole genome shotgun sequence, the following are encoded in one genomic region:
- the LOC141690359 gene encoding uncharacterized protein LOC141690359: MSSSATVGNDHEHSDCVQQTTGGYCGTWREFGVNSSSPSVDGDHSTAASMLRRQRTPLASAVKPGTHVGNARCTTQTRSPPIAAVEPSKGAGTRGRRRPLPRAAVNSSSPSVDGHHGPAASMLKRQRTPLTPVEPGTHEGNARRTMPTRPAPIAAVEPSTGADTRDRWQRRPLPRAAVNIRSPSVDGDHGPAASVLKRQRTSLTSAVEPSTHEGNVRCTMQTRTPPIAAAEPSTGADTRGRRQIMPLPRAAVNSSLPSVHGGHGPAACILKRQSTPLTSAVEPGAHKGNARCTTQTRPPPIAAVEPSTGADTGGIRQRRPLPRAAVNSSSPSVDGDHGPAASMLKRQRTPLTSAVEPGTHEGNARRTMKTRPPPIASVKPSTGAQTRGNRQRKSLPKAAVEPGRGSEHATRTRQSTQPTEAVPGTGAENAIRTKQRRTQPAAAVQPGTGAENARRTTQRTQPTVAVQPGIRERNTTHRSSRSTPSVCDGESSSDEDSDRPREPRRSRVFEHDLTPEQRAIPDTGLLHNLGYHLSAYARAGRGPPTQNLNCRGAWHTAVKLYHKAHYQYKQLFTDAGFGEFLKIEPVDVPVAYNLALTERWFCETNTLHLPGCEIGPTPVDWTMVTGLSFGGRRIKANPNFKIERALHLLGKPRAQKDGKISLTAIMPEVDEVCNIPPTDEAKGEIFRRLFLYVVASCFFSNNRSVISHSLVEYLERIDEVGSYDWAGVTYATFLSGMRRKVTAEIGAFTAFWQFLPFWAFEYLDVNRPKHKEEDLFPRARRWICPKSFSENESPQFIGPRFIAFRCQLEYVEESQVTWQPYLASQKYGSTAMQDAINLAKMRIRFQSIYTWEYYLGERCRRQLGFPCQVPSNPPRKMYGKKGGSRKGISAESLAEENREYASWFATNSIGRILDVTRFLGGPDLAGKFLDQWMAKHQPDLRSIEKSQYEKLKEDRSALEEECAKLREELSKARGESSHV, translated from the exons ATGTCTTCTTCTGCAACTGTCGGAAATGATCATGAGCACAGTGACTGTGTTCAGCAAACTACAGGAGGATATTGTGGGACTTGGAGAGAATTCGGTGTAAACAGTAGCTCGCCTTCAGTTGATGGAGATCATTCTACGGCTGCTTCTATGCTTAGAAGGCAAAGGACACCCCTTGCATCAGCTGTAAAACCTGGTACACACGTGGGGAATGCTAGGTGTACAACGCAAACGAGGTCACCCCCTATAGCAGCTGTAGAACCGAGTAAAGGTGCCGGAACTAGGGGTAGAAGGAGGCCACTTCCTAGAGCAGCTGTAAACAGTAGCTCGCCTTCAGTTGATGGACATCATGGTCCGGCTGCTTCTATGCTTAAAAGGCAAAGGACACCCCTTACACCTGTAGAACCTGGTACACACGAGGGGAATGCTAGGCGTACAATGCCAACGAGGCCAGCCCCTATAGCAGCTGTAGAACCGAGTACAGGTGCCGACACTAGGGATAGATGGCAAAGAAGGCCACTTCCTAGAGCAGCTGTGAACATTAGATCGCCTTCAGTTGATGGAGATCATGGTCCGGCTGCTTCTGTGCTTAAAAGGCAAAGGACATCCCTTACATCTGCTGTAGAACCTAGTACACACGAGGGGAATGTTAGGTGTACAATGCAAACGAGGACACCCCCTATAGCAGCTGCAGAACCAAGTACAGGTGCCGACACAAGGGGTAGAAGGCAAATAATGCCACTTCCTAGAGCAGCTGTAAACAGTAGCTTGCCTTCAGTTCATGGTGGTCATGGTCCGGCTGCTTGTATTCTTAAAAGGCAAAGTACACCCCTTACATCAGCTGTTGAACCTGGTGCACACAAGGGGAATGCTAGGTGTACAACACAAACGAGGCCACCCCCTATAGCAGCTGTAGAACCGAGTACAGGTGCCGACACTGGGGGTATAAGGCAAAGGAGGCCACTTCCTAGAGCAGCTGTAAACAGTAGCTCGCCTTCAGTTGATGGAGATCATGGTCCGGCTGCTTCTATGCTTAAAAGGCAAAGGACACCCCTTACATCAGCTGTAGAACCTGGTACACATGAGGGGAATGCTAGGCGTACAATGAAAACAAGGCCACCCCCTATAGCATCTGTAAAACCAAGTACAGGTGCCCAAACTAGGGGTAATAGGCAAAGGAAGTCGCTCCCTAAAGCAGCTGTAGAACCGGGCAGAGGTTCCGAACATGCTACGCGTACAAGGCAGAGCACACAACCTACAGAAGCTGTACCAGGTACAGGTGCGGAAAATGCTATACGTACAAAGCAAAGGAGGACACAACCTGCAGCAGCTGTACAACCGGGTACAGGAGCCGAAAATGCTAGGCGTACAACGCAGAGGACACAACCTACAGTAGCTGTACAACCAGGTATAAGAGAGAGAAACACTACACATAGAAGCTCAAGGAGTACACCCTCTGTGTGTGATGGAGAGTCTAGCAGTGACGAGGACAGTGATAGACCTAGAGAGCCAAGGAGGTCACGGGTTTTTGAGCATGACCTTACACCTGAACAGAGGGCCATCCCTGACACCGGACTTCTCCATAATTTAGGGTATCACCTCTCGGCATATGCTAGAGCTGGGCGG GGGCCCCCCACACAAAATCTTAACTGTCGAGGTGCTTGGCATACTGCAGTGAAACTGTATCATAAAGCACATTATCAATACAAGCAACTGTTTACTGATGCTGGTTTCGGAGAGTTTCTCAAGATCGAACCAGTGGACGTTCCGGTAGCATACAATTTGGCCTTGACAGAGAGGTGGTTCTGTGAGACAAATACCCTCCACTTACCCGGCTGTGAAATTGGTCCAACTCCTGTAGACTGGACAATGGTCACTGGCTTAAGTTTTGGAGGTCGACGCATAAAAGCCAACCCCAATTTTAAGATAGAAAGAGCACTGCACCTTCTTGGAAAACCAAGAGCCCAAAAAGACGGTAAAATCTCCTTGACTGCTATTATGCCTGAAGTGGACGAGGTGTGTAATATCCCGCCAACTGATGAAGCAAAGGGAGAGATTTTTCGCAGATTATTTCTTTATGTTGTTGCTAGTTGTTTCTTTAGCAACAACCGTTCGGTGATTAGTCATAGCCTCGTGGAGTATTTGGAAAGAATAGACGAAGTCGGATCTTATGATTGGGCTGGAGTTACATATGCCACCTTCCTTTCTGGAATGAGAAGAAAGGTGACTGCAGAAATAGGAGCTTTTACAGCCTTCTGGCAATTTCTTCCG TTTTGGGCTTTTGAGTATTTGGATGTAAATCGTCCCAAGCACAAGGAAGAGGATTTGTTCCCGAGGGCAAGACGTTGGATCTGTCCAAAAAGCTTTAGTGAAAATGAGTCTCCACAGTTTATCGGTCCACGGTTTATTGCTTTCCGCTGTCAGTTGGAATATGTTGAGGAGTCCCAG GTGACCTGGCAACCATACCTGGCCAGTCAAAAATATGGGTCTACTGCCATGCAGGACGCAATTAATCTTGCAAAGATGAGGATACGATTTCAGAGCATATACACCTGGGAGTACTATCTCGGGGAGAGATGTCGGCGCCAATTAGGTTTCCCTTGTCAAGTTCCCAGTAATCCTCCACGGAAGATGTATGGAAAGAAAGGTGGCTCCAGGAAAGGGATATCAGCTGAAAGTCTCGCCGAAGAGAATCGAGAATACGCCTCGTGGTTTGCAACTAATTCTATTGGGAGAATCCTCGACGTAACCCGATTTCTTGGTGGACCTGACCTTGCGGGAAAGTTCTTAGACCAGTGGATG GCCAAGCACCAACCAGACTTGAGATCCATTGAGAAATCTCAATATGAGAAATTAAAAGAGGACCGCAGTGCTCTTGAGGAGGAGTGCGCAAAGCTTCGAGAAGAGTTG TCTAAAGCTAGAGGAGAATCTAGCCATGTTTAG